From Theileria annulata chromosome 1, complete sequence, *** SEQUENCING IN PROGRESS ***, one genomic window encodes:
- a CDS encoding glycine cleavage complex t-protein, putative — translation MLFISKILRRNVVPTKINQNAVENQNKFGSKWFKSRGWSRDPLCTLDNIPQFQDEHLNHTIDSCVDLDRKIIKQIISLRNNKDESFETLSDNIYNDDNHIDSHYKSCLNESSSPTYRLGQDYLDILFNHRISQNPSKQLSDKINHILEYTSNYNHLSSVHLPLKIHSNNKNKELNIDKIDSPNDHDISQFSDYFHLRQFSSLFHKYFTHSIKVYGLSPMSLNDVSHSFLLDSNGVVIDTCLLVKLDGFYLLIVNGNKKNVLLDYISAYAVHLKGIGMDISVNPLENQTVVVLYGPKSYNVLSKLLSEKSQEISIYEPDGSLEKPTSQYLRYFMKKRIVCYRVLDVEDGFEFVIPNEYRSEFEELLLSIESVKTIGFETYDIARLESGIIRPDLDLTPESTPMHCSLMWNLDINKIRKRIVFGHKHLGRAMVDGVSKVRVGLISNKMITPSCTILTSSTRMPIGKITSSAFSPALGMYIAHCYVNCDYAKHDLPVVISIPRQPDDSVSKSKYKKYYRTGILKSFCRGTIVRLPFLKSRYQVKDQEKRLRNNSLVLNKKAEESCVSKEIIKEESREARKTRKQIWKDVIRNHRKKLNKTLEMACNKWEEINEESVNNEFEEKEGTHEFKITERINIIPEAKIDLKDVLEYYKARHDVEVTHRHRRYRPIQYTIN, via the exons ATGTTGTTTATCAGTAAGATTCTGAGAAGGAATGTTGTGCCAACCAAAATCAATCAAAATGCAGTTGAAAATCAAAATAAGTTTGGAAGTAAGTGGTTTAAATCACGAGGATGGTCTAGAGATCCACTATGTACACTAGATAATATACCTCAATTCCAAGACGAACATCTCAATCATACCATAGACTCATGTGTCGATCTAGATAGGAAAATCATCAAACAAATCATATCCTTAAGAAACAACAAGGATGAAAGCTTTGAAACTTTATCTGATAATATCTATAATGACGATAATCACATAGATAGTCATTATAAGTCCTGCTTAAATGAATCATCATCACCCACTTATCGTTTGGGACAAGATTATCTTGATATTCTATTCAATCACAGAATATCTCAAAATCCTTCCAAACAACTCAGTGACAAAATCAATCACATTCTCGAATACACATCAAACTACAATCATCTATCAAGTGTACACTTGCCACTTAAGATAcattctaataataaaaacaagGAGTTAAATATTGACAAAATTGATAGTCCAAATGATCATGATATATCGCAATTTTCTGattattttcatcttcGACAGTTTTCTTCACtttttcataaatattttacgCATTCAATTAAAGTATATGGGC TCTCTCCAATGTCATTAAATGATGTTTCACATAGTTTTTTATTGGATTCTAACGGTGTCGTTATTGATACATGTCTACTGGTGAAACTAGATGGGTTTTACCTATTGATTGTCAACGGAAATAAGAAAAACGTCTTGCTAGATTATATTAGTGCATATGCAGTTCACCTTAAGGGTATAGGAATGGACATTTCAGTAAATCCGCTAGAAAATCAGACCGTTGTTGTCTTGTACGGACCAAAATCATACAATGTCTTGAGTAAACTATTGTCTGAAAAATCTCAAGAAATCTCAATTTATGAGCCTGACGGATCACTTGAGAAGCCTACTTCACAATATCTACGTTACTTTATGAAAA AAAGGATTGTATGCTATAGGGTCCTGGACGTTGAAGACGGTTTCGAGTTTGTTATACCCAACGAATACCGTAGTGAATTTGAAGA ATTGTTATTGTCAATTGAATCAGTGAAGACCATTGGATTTGAGACTTACGATATAGCAAGACTGGAAAGTGGTATAATCAGACCCGATTTGGACCTAACCCCGGAGTCTACACCCATGCATTGCTCTCTCATGTGGAACTTagatattaataaaatcagaAAAAGAATAGTTTTTGGCCATAAACACCTCGGCCGCGCTATGGTTGATGGAGTTTCAAAAGT GCGTGTCGGCTTGATATctaataaaatgataacACCGTCCTGCACAATTTTAACCAGCTCTACTAGGATGCCCATAGGTAAAATTACCTCCTCTGCGTTCAGTCCAGCACTGGGAATGTACATTGCGCACTGTTACGTCAATTGTGATTATGCAAAACATGATTTg CCAGTTGTAATCAGCATACCGCGACAGCCTGACGATTCAGTTTCAAAGtctaaatataaaaaatactaCAGGACCGGAATTCTGAAAAGTTTCTGTAGAGGGACTATAGTAAGGCTACCATTTCTAAAGTCTAGATATCAAGTAAAAGATCAGGAGAAAAGGCTTAGAAATAATTCTCTTgtattgaataaaaaggCTGAAGAATCTTGTGTTTCAAAAGAGATAATTAAGGAAGAATCAAGAGAAGCGCGAAAGACTAGGAAACAGATTTGGAAGGATGTTATAAGAAATCACAGGAAAAAGCTCAATAAAACATTGGAAATGGCATGTAACAAATGGgaagaaattaatgaaGAGTCTGTAAATAATGAGTTTGAGGAAAAAGAAGGAACACAcgaatttaaaataaccGAAAGGATTAACATAATTCCTGAAGCCAAGATTGATTTAAAAGACGTATTGGAATATTACAAAGCTAGACATGATGTTGAGGTTACACATCGTCATAGAAGATACAGACCTATTCAGTAcacaataaattaa